TCCCTCCCAAACAAACACGGAAATCTGTTACCTTGAAAACTAACAAACAGTTCGTGCAGGAGGCCTCTGTTGGGTATCTTGACAGAATGGCATTTGTAGGAGGACTCTGTGATGTGACACGTCAGATCTGAGATGATGTTAGTTAAGATTTTCAAGAGCTCCTCAAAGAACTGGCCGTTGGCTCGTAGCTCACACTCCCTGGTAGTAAAGCGAACGAAGACCTGATACGCGTGGTCAGCTTCCCTGTATGCTGTAAGCAGAGAGTTTGTGTGTGGTCACAGATTGAGGCTTCAATCAAACCTTATCATCTGTATCAGTGTACTTTGAAACACGGGCTCTTATtcagaagcaaacaaataaataaaacttactCATTAACCACAACAGAACAAATCTGGCCTTGCCAGAGCTGACTCGGAGTAAGAGACATCTTAGTTTGAAATGTACAGGAATTTCTGTGCTTATGTTATGAGGCTCTGCTCCCAagtattaaaacagaaaagggggCAAAtactgaaatcatagaatggtttgggttggaaaggaccttaaagatcatctagttccaaccccctgttGTGGAAATAGCACAGAACAAGTATGTCTGAAAGTTGTAGGGCTGAAATGGATTGGGATAGTGCACAACATCCTCTGCAATTCTGATGGAGGAGGGAATGTTTtgtgaaatgattttaaaagcgTTTCTCAAACAGTTTTGGATGTTATTTAGTGGTGGGGAGGTGATATTGTGAACGGTCGTTACAAATGGTGGAATGGCCTATGTTTGGTTTGGCAATCTCTCATGTGGGAGACTGCGCTTGGACATGAGCTTCCTCAGAGCCTGGATATGGCTGGAGTTGTTGTAGTTCGCTTGGTTCTTATCAAGGGTagagattattttattcttggtagcagttatttaaaacttttcccaaagctgggagaagggctgtgtgtgtataaatataaaatattgagATTTTCTATTCTGAGATAAAATATcaactaattatttttttttgtatcaagCCTTGCCATAAACATGCACTTCACAAACCCACCAAACCACAAAGGCTGCGTGCATTAGTTGACTAAGGAGCTAGCCAGCTTACCATACACCATGAATTTATATGCCtcaaacatttctctttcttcctgtgtCGTAgtttctatgattttgtgagAAAGAGTGCAAGTGTAGGCTCCAGACATGTACTCCTTAAACCCCAGCAACATcagctttcctgtttctgtaaGATTCACATGCAATTGCCCTAGAATAGAAACAGGAAATACTTGATTACTGGAAATGTTTGGTTTCTGATGCTCTGCTCATTTAGAGCATTTGAAGATGAAACCTTTCTCTTGTACACAATGACACCGATTCATGTCAGTCTGAAGCAACAAAAATTGATGACCTTTAGGACTTATCGCAAGTTTCCTTCTATCTCAAGTATTTTGGAAATtttagagggagaaaagaaacataatcTAATGTCAGAGCTTATGGAAAAAATTTACATAGGACCAAGTGACTATATGGACCCACCATCCTACTGCAGGATGgtagaaacaaggaaaatgtgTGATTTCATGTACAGTAATCTCCTTAGCCATTTGTGGCTGACTTCTTCCCTTATAACTAGAAACCAGAAACTATTTCGCTATCGCAGCATATTTTCCTGATTGTCTTCCCACCACTCAAGGCAGTCTCTAAGTTTGTGAAGTTTCTGtaaaaagctgattttgttAGTGACTGGGGGGGAAATGGCTAAGGCAGGCTGAGGGAAAACCCTTTGTAATCTGAACAAGGTGACTGACCTTCTAAATTTCTTCCATCTGGACCAATCCACAAATAGTTGGGATCTATTAGTTCTTCTCGAGAATGAGCCAAATCCGTACATAGAAGAAATGGGCTGTTTGTAAACACCTTAACATAGACGCTAACTGCAATACAAGAGGAAGGTAACTGatatgaaatgcttttgttcaATGAAATCCTGAAAATGCTAgtttcaaatacatatttaatgtAATGCAAGGTTTACTTTCCAGGTTTGGGCTTGGAAAGTGTCAGATTAATCTTTCATCTCCATTTACTCTTATTAATATGATGGAACTGTCCATTGTGTGGTTGGTGCTGACTGTGTAGAAGACACTCGAGTCCCACCCAAATCATATTGGTGTGGCAAAAAAGCATCTGATTTTGAGCCTGTTGCTGAGTGGGACCCTCATTAAGATGCTAAATTTTCATAAGAGCTTATAGTAACACTGTGGGACAAACGTATTTCTAAACCCATATACGATGGGGATCATATTCTGCAGTCTCCAGTGTTGTGTTTAGTGTCACTTCTATGTGTAGTTGTGTCTACATAATGGCCACTGTACTCCAAActccatttttaaaagcccaGTAAGacttaaacacacacatatatatatatataaaaaagacaaGTTTACCTTCATGTTTGGGGTTGCCATAAACATAATTCTTTTCAACTAAATCAACAGAATGTTGCTCTTCCTCAGCTCtcactgtaggaaaaaaagacttaaaatattAAGACAGAAATCTAAATGTGTGCTAgttcagcatttattttgtcCTAGGgtgtttcttgcctttttctttctccccatggcctttccttaaaaacaagGGCTCCCACTTGTTGCTGACTTGTCAGTTTTCACTGCTTTAGTACCCAAGTTAACAAACCTGTCTTGATATTACCAGGTTCCAAACCTTTCTCCTTACAAAAAGCCAAGGCAATAGTCATATTTGCTTCACAGCCACTGTGGGGAGAACAAGAATGGGTGAGACATCGTGGGAGTCCTCAGGCATCTGTGAGCCTTCGCCTCTTGGGAAAGAGTGGGCAGATGTCTGGGTTTGAGGGTTTCTGTTATGAAACCCATCAGGAGACGTGGAAATCATTAGAATGTGTGCTCTTTCCAGGCCATGGTGGTAGATGAGGACAGCCCTGGCTTAGGTCAAGGGCGagaaggatgctgctgggacCATAAAATAGttgcagcctggtttgggttggaaaggactttaagatcatccagctccaaccccctgccacgggcagggacaccttccactagagcaggttgctccaagcccctgtgcccaacctggccttgaacactgccagggatggggcagccacagcttctctgggcaccagCGCCTCGCTCTCCCTCCACCGCCCCAAGCCCCGCAGCCGCCGCCTGAGGGGAGGGTTaccggggagggggggtgtgtgtgagggCACCCCcagccgcccccccccccggtaccTCCATCCAGCGCCCCTAgtcccgccgccgccaccgccgccaccACGATGCGCAGGAGCCGGCCCGGGGCGGAGCGCGGGCTCCCGCCGCCCCCGGCCATAgcgcgccgccgcccgccccgtcAAACGGCCGCAACCGCCCGCCCTGGGGCGTAACGGCCCCGCGCGCCCCCGCCGCTTCCCGCCCTTGTTCATCCTCCTCCCCTCAGCGAGGGAGGGAACGGGggggccccggccccgcgctcGGCCGCggctgctctttcctcctcacaCGCACCTTTGACTTTAAAACACCCCTTTTATTGCCGGTTTTTTGCCccccagcaaaaaaaaaaccgcGCGTCCCCAGCGCCGCGCTGTGTAACTGCAGCTCCGCGGTGTTCTCCGGCTGAGGGATTCTGGAGTGAGTTGCGATGGGGCACGGTTTTACAgcttaaaaacaacagaaaataccCCATTCCTGCCACTTGATGTGGGAAAGATGGGAAATGAGAGCTGGactgggtcagcctggagaagagaaggctcctgaaggggagaccttagagcagctccagggcctaaaggggctacgggaaacctggagaggggctttggacaagggcctgtagggacaggccaaggggaatggctttaacctgccagaggggagattgaaatgagctctgaggcagaagctcttccctgtgagggtgctgaggcgctggcacagacttttcccagagaagctgtggctgccccatccctggcagtgttcaaggccaggttgggcacaggggcttggagcaacctgctctagtggaaggtgtccctgcctgtgacagggggttgggactggatgagctttaaggtcccttccaacacacaCCAGTCTGGGATTATTATTTGAAGTACTCAGTGTTTTTTAAGTCAGTTACATGTTTTGGAACACTTGCAAATGGCTTTGAAACTcctcaaagcagaaatattttgtttctagaGCGAGCATTATAAAAACACTCGGGAAACAGCTGAACAGGGAAAGGAGGGTACTTGGGCTTGACCACACTGCGCATGGTGAGACTCAAGCTCAGGAACCGTGGCCTCTGGTAATTACCTAAATCATATTTTACTGTGCAGCCCCAGACCAGGACAGTGTCCAAAAATGATGTAATAGTATTTGCATAACAAATACAGACCCAGCCAACACAGGAATGAGAGTTATTTTTGTAGACAGCTGTAAAAGTTTTAGTTCAATGCTTCCATGCAAAAAAGCACTCAAGTTACAAGTTCTCTTTAATAAagcatgcaaaaaaagaaaagtgtgaaAAGAAGGTATCACATTATTGACAGAAAATACTCTTACTCAAGCCTGGTGGTGTTTTAAAGTAGTGTCCCTCTCATTTAATGTCTTGCGAAACTCCTTGCCCTACTACATGTGTGTGCTGCCTCATTATTTCACTTCTCTCTCTTTGCAGGGAAGCGGCTacaactttcttctttcttcaacCAAGATACTTACTCTCAAGTGGTCTATTAAGGTAGAAGAACTATGTcagggttttaatttttcatttccttgagCTGCTCAGCAGTTCAGAATTAGGACCACCTCAAGAGATCCAGCGTTCCCATGTATTGAATGTTTTCGGTTTTACTCAAAGTTAACATTTCACACTCACACTGTTCAGGCAAAATGATTCAGTTGGTAACGTGTCTGCTACAAACAAGTCATAGGTCAGGCTGAACATCCCCCATTCCTAAGGGTGTTTTTAGCCTGTTGTCATGTAACTGCGCTACACAGCCCATCAGTCCCCAGCTTTTTAGTTATTATTAAATGGGATCTTTACTATAAAGCTTTGTCTGCAGTTTTGAATCTTTATAAACTTAGGCTTCTGGTCTGTGTCTTTAGTCAAATGACTCCTTCCTTTTTAAGTCTCTAATATTTCTAACTGATAAATTGTCATTACAGATTTGTAAGCTCAGGGGAGGGAAAAACCTGGTTTTCTTTAAGCACAGGGCAATGACGGGGGGGCAGAGGATTTAACAGGACAAGATGTGAAGCCACATAATTCTGAATTACATTCCTAGCTATTTCTGCTAGCAGCTAGAAGCTGAAGTAGGAAATGATAGACGAGGAAAAAACATATATTGTAGACTTGATCATTGTGGGAGTAGatattaaaaaggcaaatacattTTATCCTTAGGAAATACATGGAGAGATTTCCAGGAGCACAGGGGTACGTGAATGACCTGTGCAAGGCTCTGGAGAGATGTTACCTGGGATGCAGAGTGCGAGTTTTGTCTCTGATCTTTAAGGTGGGTGATCTAAAAAGAATGAGAGCCCTGATGAACACTGCAGGGGGTTTTATAGGCTGGCGAACCCAGGCTCTTTTGATTTCTGCccttgaaataaaagcagagagaagacaTGATTGGTTTTCTGGTGGTAAATATGAGGGAATGTTATGAGGTTTAAATTGGGGAACAAATCTGGCAGTTGGAGAAAATGGCCATGAATAATCCTGGgatggaaaacaaaggtttCTGATCATCACGCAGTAGTTGCCAGGCCTTCCTTGAAGTTCATAGGAGCAAGAAATCTTCTGAATTATTAAATGGTTCTGGAAGGGGAATGCAGAGATTATCTGGAATAGCAGAGAATTTGGCTTGATTATCCCAGatatctttgttttttaaacattgtaTTTCCAGAATTGTTTTCCAAGTGATGGAAAAGCCTCAGTTGAAGAAGCAGTCATTGGCACTCcacagaaaggaggagaatCCTGGCTCCATGTCGTGTTCTCACACACCTGAGCTATGGCAATTCGCACTCACTGTCTTTGGGTTTACATCCAAGCGATCAGGTCAGATCACAGTTTCATTTGCCACTTTGTTAACTTCTAGATGATCAGGTTGTGGGAGTGTTACCAgtaaaggaacaaaaaaacatGTTAAGCTTCCATCCACCTTCTTACCCAACATTCATTTCTCAATGTTAAAACACAGCTGAGTTCAGGGCTGATCTGAGATCAGAGCCAGCTCTTACCTTTTTAGGCCTTTCCTTGCTGAGTAGCTCTGGGTGTTGGGTGAAGCAAAATGCCATGATGACAAGTGCTCAGCTTACACATGAAGTCAAGTCTGTGTTGGCCTGGCTTTAATCTGGTTTAGCTTATTAAACAACTTTATAActtgattttcttctaaatagCAATGTGACTTTGTTAAGAAAACTTTGTTAATTAACTTTGTTAAGCAAATTAACACTTAAGTTAATTATCTCAGTCATTTAACATACAATCTGAGGAGCGCGATCCCTGAAAGAGTAATGCCATGAAAGCAGCACTTGTTGAACAGCTGAGGCTGCCTTGCCATGTTTATGGGATGTGTAGACAGAGCCAGGACAGATTGagcacaaaggaaaatggagTTGGTAGAACAGAAGTTACTCTTTCACGTGCGTGGGCACCGCAGTGCACAATCGCTGCACCAGTTCTAACCCAGGCTCAGCCTGCTTGGCTCTGCAGTGTGAAATGAAATGAGTCAGGACTCTGCCAACGCAAAATAGCTCCGTGTCACCCTGCTATGCTCTCCGTATGAATAGCTGATGCCCCTTGAGTGACCTAACCCAAGCCATCACAAGCTTTCCAGTGCTATTTTGGGGTGTTGGCGCTTGCTTCAGGCTTTAAAGATGAAAGACTCCCTGAAATAAGTATTTTGGGTTGGCTGTTCACGATGGGCTGTGGATCTGTGCACACAacctggcagcactgcaggaaatgGAGCAGCTTCTTGTCAGATACGCTTCCGAGTGGAGCTGTGGGTTGGAGGAGACCCTGGCCTAGCTGGGTGTCATAGGAGCCATGTCTAAGCCCTCAGAGTGGGGTTTCTCCTGTCTTGTTGGTTTATTTCTCCTGGAACTGCTCCCCTCAACCCCATTCCTGCCTGTATCCCTGCCCAGGGACTGGTCATGGCTTTCTCACTGATGGAACCACCTCTGATGGTGGGGACAGAGCTTATCTCCGGTGATGCTGAGGGAGGTTTCCTCTAAGGGACAGGACTTGCAGGGTTTTCTTTCAGCCCCTTGGTGTATtgtgtgggagcagggctgctcccGGGGTTGACCCTCTGTCCCTCCTGTCTTCCAGCCTCTGTGGGATGGCCGGGTGAAGGCTGGAGGTGAGGCTGCTGTGGAGAGCCCGGTGCTTGCACTGCCGTTTGGGAGATGCTCCCTCAGCCCCCTGCACCCCGCTGCTCCCCCTCCCGaggtgctgcttctgcctgtgTCATCGCCGAGCACCAGCAGCGGGGTCCAAGGGAGGGCGAAGCCCCCGGGGCCGGGTCGCCTCCCCCGGCCGCCGCCCGGCGCCGCTCTCCGCccgcccagcgccgccgccgggccggaTGTCGCGGTGCCCGCGGGAGGCGAGGCCGCTGCGCTCTGACAGTCCCGAGCCCGGGCGGGCAGGTGGAGCCGGGACCGCGGCCGGAGCATGGAAGGTGAGAAACGACCCCGCTCGTTCCCCGGGCCCGCGGCGGGGAAAGCGCCGCCGCTCGGGGGCTCGGCCCGGGCTCCACCTCCCGGTGCTCACGGCGGCTCCTTCTGCAGGCTGGAGGAGAAACCTCATCGCGTGGTGCAATTAAACAGGAAACGAACGGGGCTTTTTCCCCGCTCTCTGTTTAATTTCAGCACCATCACAGCGTATAGGATAAAGTTGGGCTTTAGAGCCCACTTTATCCACTGTTCATATTCTAGGTTTTAACGAATTAAAGGGGGCgttggtttctttttgcttgtaaAACGTGCAGGTAACTTTCAGAGCCAGCAAAACCCAAGTTGTGAGTTCATCTTGGGCTGCAGTGTAATTTGCTTTGGGAGAAAAGGAGCATTACCAGAGTTTGTAAGAAGGCTGGCAAAGCATCACTTTATTTGTTGTGTCAGGGTTGGATGGTTTTATTTCAACTCATCGTTTGAAGGACTGGAGTTTAGATTCTTTTCTGTCTCAATGACTTGAGGTCTTTGGTTGTTGTCAGTTAGATGCAGTTGCCAGTTTAAAAGATGTATTCTCCTTTGCTAAAGGCTtctaaaatgtttgtatttaaagaaTTCCTCTCATAGAATCTGGCTGAATCGAGAGAAGTAACTGATGTTGTGAAGGAATGGGTCTGGTGCCAGTTGGGCACttcaaaatacagcttcattttcGTGATTCAGCCGCATCCCCTGTGTGTCTTTTGTGGGAGAAGGAAGCTCTTTAGCTGTGTCAGTGGAGTCTAGTTAGAAAGGGAGCATGTTTCTGCCATTCCAACTGAGGTTATTGAAGAGGTCTCTTTTTTGTGTTCCTATTTCTTATATGCTTAAAGTTAACGTGCAAATAATCCTTCACGGTTTGGTTCTGTCTATGGGGATTACGAGGATCAGAGGATCAGTTAATGTGCCTGAGCTTGTTACGTTAACTTCATCCAGAAGGTGAAAGTGCTGTTCTGTGTATCTCCGGCTACTGAGCAGTGTCTCTGTTCCCATGGGTCTTGGGAAAACCTGAATTCCACTGGATCAAGGGGAATTTTctgttga
The Strigops habroptila isolate Jane chromosome 19, bStrHab1.2.pri, whole genome shotgun sequence DNA segment above includes these coding regions:
- the ZPBP2 gene encoding zona pellucida-binding protein 2, with protein sequence MAGGGGSPRSAPGRLLRIVVAAVAAAGLGALDGVRAEEEQHSVDLVEKNYVYGNPKHEVSVYVKVFTNSPFLLCTDLAHSREELIDPNYLWIGPDGRNLEGQLHVNLTETGKLMLLGFKEYMSGAYTCTLSHKIIETTTQEEREMFEAYKFMVYAYREADHAYQVFVRFTTRECELRANGQFFEELLKILTNIISDLTCHITESSYKCHSVKIPNRGLLHELFVSFQVNPFAPGWEEVCKQVPYDCEDVTNMRVQEARDRIGEFFKKQTYALKHEFQTVPTIHYVENSFSVTHIDSCRPGFGKNDVTHQSCANCCVVCEPGTYSPNNEVTCQVCTDPQVRMYGARFC